A genomic segment from bacterium encodes:
- a CDS encoding endonuclease domain-containing protein yields MAKWMRSHMTLAEKCFWNGVKTDRFMGLHFRRQQIIHGFIADFYCEELNLVVEVDGGIHEQQKDYDKLRTKIINQYGIKVIRFSNEEVIDKNDWVMEKLKKIAGK; encoded by the coding sequence ATGGCCAAGTGGATGCGGAGTCATATGACACTGGCAGAGAAGTGCTTTTGGAACGGGGTCAAGACTGACCGGTTCATGGGGCTGCATTTCAGAAGGCAGCAGATCATACATGGTTTTATAGCCGACTTTTATTGCGAGGAACTCAACCTGGTGGTGGAAGTGGACGGAGGCATCCACGAACAGCAGAAGGACTACGACAAACTCCGCACAAAAATAATTAACCAGTACGGCATTAAAGTCATCCGGTTCAGCAACGAAGAGGTTATTGATAAAAATGATTGGGTTATGGAGAAGTTAAAGAAAATTGCAGGGAAATAG
- a CDS encoding N-6 DNA methylase, whose amino-acid sequence MDDDPLYYPVEKQVEDIKAKFFAKLKGWRDSLRRELHKSYWEKYDKDQIDLFTQKILDRMIFIEVCHDKDIIGQDVHRAILNSRDDKYHELKKWFKEMDEQFNTELFAPMAIDHFDIDDKVLVPIIEELNEIDFKNVSVHIIGEVYENYLGEMLRVTKKSGLKVQEHKEQAKRKSQGIYYTPEYIVDYIVKNTVGELVKKAKTEDDLKQIKILDPACGSGSFLIKAFDVMYEAYEKLKIERNKGQLETGKDLKIKRLILQHNLYGVDLDDRAVEITKLNLMLKALEGFNFHELKGRKLLPNLNLNIRVGNSLISGQTIEQLAEKQTAPTFPGLDDTVNINPLLKLHNAFYKEVEDEEKARLIKEIEVEERRLNRKLGDNLKGYFSNLDEVKPLNYQVAFPEVFKQGGFDAVIGNPPYGADMDSSTISFCRDKYKTGTYQINTYTLFLEKSIGLLKTGCYGSFIIPSAWVASQYDRYLRELLIAKALPQKMVITPHNTFEDATVETMVIVLVKGDKINKNIQVERLDKENIKYILPNNAITAENDFIFPVYVEPGKLKLISKIKADKDQLSMYADAIWGVKIYQKGKGKPKQTGSESTSRIFHKSEKTKSTHKPLLGGSEINRYSLNWVGEYVDYGMWLAEPRSPEWFDGERLLIREVSSAGVIQATLVNDEYVFSNSVDGIKLKTKDFSIHYLLGLINSKLISFYNLNTSANAFKTTFPKVLIKDLVNLPLPKIDFKNRNGKTLHDQLVKLVKEMLKLNKTPELRQRHSADIAVIDKEIDELVYRLYGLSEAEIKVVEG is encoded by the coding sequence GTGGATGACGATCCGTTGTACTACCCCGTAGAGAAGCAGGTTGAGGACATCAAAGCCAAGTTCTTTGCAAAACTTAAAGGCTGGAGGGACAGCCTGCGGCGGGAATTGCACAAGAGTTACTGGGAGAAATACGACAAGGACCAGATAGACCTGTTCACCCAGAAGATTCTTGACCGGATGATTTTTATAGAGGTCTGCCACGACAAGGACATAATCGGGCAGGATGTCCACCGGGCCATCCTTAATTCCCGGGACGACAAGTACCACGAGCTTAAAAAGTGGTTCAAGGAAATGGACGAGCAGTTCAACACCGAGCTGTTCGCCCCGATGGCCATTGACCATTTTGACATTGACGACAAGGTGCTGGTGCCGATCATAGAAGAGCTGAATGAGATAGACTTTAAGAACGTCTCGGTTCACATCATCGGCGAGGTATACGAGAACTACCTGGGCGAAATGCTGAGAGTCACCAAGAAGTCCGGCCTTAAGGTGCAGGAGCACAAGGAACAGGCCAAGCGCAAAAGCCAGGGCATTTACTACACCCCGGAATACATAGTGGATTACATCGTCAAGAACACGGTGGGCGAATTGGTGAAGAAGGCCAAGACCGAGGACGACCTTAAGCAGATAAAGATATTGGACCCGGCCTGCGGCTCGGGCTCGTTCCTGATAAAGGCCTTTGACGTGATGTATGAGGCTTATGAAAAGCTGAAGATAGAGAGGAATAAGGGCCAGTTGGAGACCGGGAAGGACCTGAAGATCAAACGGCTGATATTACAGCACAACCTTTACGGGGTGGATTTAGACGACCGGGCGGTGGAGATAACCAAGTTAAATTTGATGCTGAAGGCCCTGGAGGGTTTTAATTTCCATGAATTGAAGGGCCGGAAGCTGCTGCCCAATTTGAACCTGAATATAAGGGTAGGCAATTCGCTGATCTCCGGGCAGACCATTGAGCAATTGGCGGAGAAACAGACCGCGCCGACTTTTCCGGGCTTGGACGATACCGTAAACATCAACCCGTTGTTAAAACTGCATAATGCGTTTTACAAGGAAGTGGAGGACGAGGAGAAGGCCAGGCTGATAAAAGAGATTGAGGTAGAAGAGAGAAGGCTGAACCGGAAGCTGGGGGATAATTTAAAGGGGTATTTCAGTAATTTGGATGAGGTCAAACCTTTGAATTACCAGGTAGCGTTCCCGGAGGTGTTCAAGCAGGGAGGTTTTGACGCAGTGATAGGGAATCCGCCGTATGGTGCTGACATGGACAGCTCAACAATATCTTTTTGTCGTGATAAATATAAGACGGGCACATATCAAATTAATACCTATACATTGTTTCTCGAAAAAAGCATTGGTTTATTAAAGACCGGCTGCTACGGTAGTTTTATTATCCCTTCTGCGTGGGTTGCTTCACAATATGATAGATATTTAAGAGAATTGTTGATTGCAAAAGCATTGCCTCAAAAAATGGTTATAACACCTCACAATACCTTTGAAGATGCAACCGTAGAAACGATGGTAATTGTTTTAGTGAAAGGCGATAAAATCAATAAAAACATACAGGTAGAGCGCCTTGATAAAGAGAATATAAAATATATTTTACCAAACAATGCTATAACCGCTGAAAATGATTTTATATTCCCTGTATATGTTGAACCTGGTAAACTTAAGTTAATTAGCAAGATTAAAGCTGATAAAGACCAGTTGTCTATGTATGCCGATGCCATCTGGGGCGTTAAAATCTATCAAAAGGGAAAAGGGAAACCAAAACAAACAGGTAGCGAATCAACAAGTAGAATATTTCATAAATCAGAAAAAACAAAATCAACGCATAAGCCCTTGTTGGGTGGTAGCGAGATAAATCGATATTCTCTTAATTGGGTTGGTGAATATGTGGATTATGGTATGTGGCTGGCTGAACCGAGATCCCCAGAGTGGTTTGATGGTGAAAGATTATTGATCAGAGAAGTTTCTTCGGCGGGCGTTATACAAGCAACATTGGTCAATGACGAATATGTGTTCTCCAATTCAGTTGACGGCATCAAATTGAAAACCAAAGACTTCTCAATTCACTATTTGCTGGGCCTTATTAATTCAAAACTGATTTCCTTTTATAATTTGAATACATCTGCCAATGCTTTCAAAACCACCTTTCCCAAAGTCCTTATAAAAGATTTGGTTAATTTGCCATTGCCTAAAATAGATTTCAAAAACAGAAACGGTAAAACACTACATGACCAGCTTGTCAAACTCGTCAAAGAAATGCTCAAGCTAAACAAAACCCCGGAACTGCGGCAACGCCACTCTGCGGACATTGCCGTAATAGACAAGGAGATTGACGAGTTGGTGTACAGGCTGTATGGGCTGAGCGAGGCGGAGATCAAGGTGGTTGAGGGTTGA
- a CDS encoding endonuclease NucS has translation MKKYYRIMLGKGSIYAPECFSGNFIGADFDIKQDLASDLPEEWRAFNKKFIPIYLAGQPNKTRVAAGLACGMLWTVSKGIKKGDVVLCPDGSGTYRVGEVSGDYYYQPEGILQHRRAVVWQPVTVDRSNMSEALQNSTGAIGTVSNISGYSEELEKLIGGIQAPKLISTDETVENPSSFALEQHLEEFLVENWANTELGKEYDIYEDNGERIGQQYATDTGRIDILAISKDKKRLLVVELKKGRASDNVVGQTLRYMGYVQEELVEKGQTVQGIIIALEDDQRIRRALSLVPSIAFYRYQVSFKLIKT, from the coding sequence ATGAAAAAATACTATCGTATAATGCTGGGCAAAGGCAGTATCTATGCCCCGGAATGCTTCTCCGGCAATTTCATCGGGGCAGACTTCGACATCAAACAGGACCTGGCCAGCGACCTGCCTGAAGAATGGCGGGCCTTTAACAAGAAATTCATACCCATATACCTGGCCGGGCAACCCAACAAAACCAGAGTAGCGGCCGGCCTGGCCTGCGGCATGCTTTGGACCGTCAGCAAAGGCATTAAAAAAGGCGATGTCGTCCTTTGCCCGGACGGCAGCGGCACCTATCGCGTAGGGGAGGTAAGCGGAGATTACTATTACCAGCCGGAGGGCATACTTCAACACCGCCGTGCGGTGGTCTGGCAGCCTGTAACTGTAGACCGGTCCAATATGAGCGAAGCCCTGCAAAACTCCACCGGGGCCATTGGTACTGTCAGTAACATATCAGGGTACAGCGAGGAATTGGAAAAACTGATCGGAGGCATCCAGGCCCCAAAACTTATCTCCACCGATGAAACGGTGGAAAACCCCTCGTCCTTTGCCTTAGAACAGCATTTGGAAGAATTCCTGGTGGAGAACTGGGCCAATACCGAACTGGGCAAGGAATATGACATCTACGAGGACAACGGCGAACGGATCGGCCAACAATACGCAACCGATACCGGCCGGATTGACATCCTGGCCATCAGCAAGGATAAAAAACGTTTGCTGGTGGTGGAACTGAAAAAAGGCCGGGCCAGCGATAACGTGGTAGGCCAGACCCTTAGATACATGGGCTATGTGCAGGAGGAACTGGTGGAAAAAGGGCAGACGGTGCAGGGAATAATCATAGCCTTAGAAGACGACCAGCGGATAAGGCGGGCGCTGTCGTTGGTGCCAAGTATAGCGTTTTACAGGTACCAGGTTAGTTTTAAACTAATAAAGACATGA
- a CDS encoding GNAT family N-acetyltransferase produces the protein MGNIVTYGNIIKLATLIVGTITVWTVVATYLKDKYTEKIDILIQMHAKFIENRDFHDIRYKIDRWDDELFKSIKYDTENPDNDKVDKEDEAKYVNIPLMGKFNDYLEFFLLVVNLCEKGPFTKKEIDRIFGYYLRLITENEVIWSYLNVEKYQFADIVKYAKALDYEIPADIVEIKSGSDRFLKPLFELYDRSFPPLVREDSKNIRQSINDSNIKGSVGGFHFLAASVKGVPVGFITLTYLPVENLGFVGYVVVNEKYRGRHIGRSLIGSAKEALDKDAVKAGKKSCRGVLFEVETEDLAENENDKEVRQKRIEYFEKLGAGKLPVDYWQPPMRSNEPGVKLHLMYYSNNKVVPKKDELVSFLNTVYDVIYASEDVSISAAVKKYREMAVNSIR, from the coding sequence ATGGGCAATATCGTAACTTACGGAAACATAATAAAACTGGCTACGCTTATCGTTGGAACGATTACCGTGTGGACTGTGGTTGCCACGTATTTAAAGGATAAATACACTGAAAAAATTGATATCCTTATTCAAATGCATGCCAAGTTCATAGAAAATCGCGATTTCCATGATATAAGGTATAAGATTGACAGATGGGATGACGAACTATTCAAATCCATAAAATACGATACTGAAAATCCCGACAATGATAAAGTTGACAAGGAAGACGAAGCCAAATATGTAAATATCCCTTTGATGGGCAAATTCAACGACTACCTGGAGTTTTTTCTATTAGTTGTTAACTTGTGCGAAAAAGGGCCTTTTACCAAAAAGGAAATAGACCGCATATTCGGGTACTATTTAAGATTGATAACTGAGAATGAAGTAATATGGAGTTACCTGAATGTTGAAAAATACCAATTTGCAGATATCGTAAAATATGCCAAAGCACTTGACTATGAAATACCTGCCGACATCGTAGAGATCAAATCTGGTTCAGACAGGTTTTTAAAACCATTGTTTGAACTATATGACCGTTCTTTCCCTCCATTGGTCCGCGAAGATTCAAAGAACATCCGCCAGTCAATCAATGACTCAAATATAAAAGGCTCAGTCGGAGGATTTCATTTCCTGGCGGCTAGTGTTAAGGGGGTACCGGTTGGTTTTATCACCTTAACGTATTTACCTGTCGAGAATCTTGGTTTTGTGGGCTATGTAGTAGTAAACGAAAAGTACAGAGGAAGACATATAGGGCGTTCGCTTATAGGATCAGCCAAGGAAGCACTGGACAAGGATGCCGTAAAAGCTGGGAAGAAGTCATGCAGAGGTGTTCTATTTGAAGTTGAAACCGAAGACTTGGCAGAAAACGAGAATGATAAAGAAGTAAGGCAAAAGCGTATAGAATATTTCGAGAAATTGGGCGCCGGGAAACTGCCGGTGGATTACTGGCAACCGCCAATGAGAAGCAATGAACCAGGGGTAAAGCTCCATTTGATGTATTATTCAAACAATAAGGTGGTACCCAAAAAGGATGAACTGGTTAGTTTTCTGAATACAGTATATGATGTTATATATGCATCTGAGGATGTATCAATCTCTGCTGCTGTTAAAAAATATCGCGAAATGGCTGTGAATTCTATAAGGTAG